In a single window of the Pocillopora verrucosa isolate sample1 chromosome 4, ASM3666991v2, whole genome shotgun sequence genome:
- the LOC131795702 gene encoding transmembrane protein 198 — MHLASDFLVSSTPTLEPDAKDCELHNSYDTQNCILAAIAILLGSLICFFGYRIFKFMLFLAGFLTGFFFTYMLCSGYLTEHLSGKFLEHKDQIFLGASVGVGIVAGLLTLCIFYLGLFILGATMGWFVGMVCLPLLYKHSEYLSEHTWLPYIVLCAFAIVGGVLILCIQRVVIVIASSFLGAFGCINGLDYFVENSRSLYYSVNILHGHFDKSDLPTCWYTWLILCLIPVMFIGGLAVQLGITGKGRDHREAYGRRSRVHPYGTPMTNHADQQPIIDDVD, encoded by the exons ATGCATTTGGCATCGGACTTTTTAGTCTCTTCCACTCCAACTCTGGAACCAGACGCTAAAGATTGCGAGCTGCATAATTCTTACGACACTCAAAACTGCATTTTGGCTGCAATAGCCATTCTGCTGGGATCGCTCATTTGCTTCTTTG GATACCGGATATTCAAGTTTATGCTTTTCTTAGCTGGTTTCCTAACAGGATTTTTCTTCACCTATATGTTATGCTCTGGATATCTCACGGAACATCTATCTGGGAAATTTCTGGAGCACAAAGATCAG ATATTTCTTGGTGCTTCTGTTGGTGTTGGGATCGTTGCAGGGCTATTGACACTGTGTATTTTTTATCTGGGACTTTTTATTCTTG GTGCAACCATGGGATGGTTTGTGGGCATGGTTTGTCTGCCACTTCTCTATAAACATTCAGAATACCTGTCTGAACACACCTGGCTGCCTTACATTGTTCTTTGTGCTTTTGCCATTGTGGGAGGAGTCCTTATTCTCTGCATACAGAGG GTGGTAATTGTAATAGCCTCCTCATTCCTGGGAGCTTTTGGTTGTATTAATGGCCTTGACTACTTTGTGGAGAACAGCAGATCACTCTACTACTCAGTCAACATTCTGCATG GCCACTTTGACAAGTCAGATTTGCCCACTTGTTGGTACACATGGCTGATTTTGTGTCTTATCCCAGTCATGTTCATTGGTGGATTGGCTGTGCAGCTTGGCATTACTGGAAAAGGCAGAGATCATAGAGAAG CTTATGGAAGACGATCACGTGTGCACCCTTATGGCACTCCCATGACAAATCATGCTGACCAG CAACCTATCATAGATGATGTTGACTAG
- the LOC131795700 gene encoding bromodomain-containing protein 3 isoform X1 has product METQGHPTSQTLQNPLTNLIERPSSTLQSGLTNEQNSGDSLNGLRPETSPDGLGKRIRRLSHKYDDFEQQTARGMAQTPSTGQDPKVYRTTNQLQYLSKTIMKAMWRHAYSWPFHEPVDAVKLNLPDYYTIIKQPMDMGQIKRKLENHEYSCSQDCIDDFRLMFNNCITYNKPGEDVVLMCQTMEKVFNQKVATMPAEEFEVLLGPNKKALPSGPAAKRAKKGGVPPVKMEHSPAPDSTPMTSLPYPTPPVAVTATTALPTLVDATTVLPSPAISAAPALPTTVQPAKVKKGVKRKADTTTPTTPISGMGDSLPPVKAKAAKIPTRRESTRTVKKPNRDLPEEPQVSRGKKKPLSEQLKYCSNIIKELFSKKHAAYAWPFFKPVDASSLGLHDYHDIIKQPMDMGTIKVKMEGREYNSSSEFAADVRLMFSNCYRYNPPDHDVVKMARQLQDVFEMKFAKMPEEPELPPPPVTEPTDPEPESAATPPSSSPPSEDNEADRAEQLSQLQQQLISVHEQLSKLTGESVLMTNKTKKKPEKKPSKKEAKPPAAPQPKPKQKTAKAANVTPAQPKPEKPAKKQSASKRSANSKIAAKKKTLEIDTDDEEDTARPMTYDEKRQLSLDINKLPGDKLGRVVNIIQSREPGLRDSNPDEIEIDFETLKPSTLRELEKYVQQCLRKKVKPPTKKAKNAEEREMEQAKKKEELERRLQDVSGKLGGAGQKKQTKKESQRADNSVVDVVGSEPRPKRLSESSSSSGSGTSSSSDSSSSSGSSSSASSSDSESESGGKGHKTSHSTGKNKSTGHTSKATPTPSKPVTSHVTQPVAPVSKSTPAPKPQDKPAIITAVSTTPLPTTVTSNPPLATVAPPKPVRPVPPSIPPVVPKSTAKPVVSTVQKPTSTSTTAPKQVVSSFARTTAMTKPSTPLAPTNTTPTAVLKEKPPTPVAEKSLPSTSRPGSSGLTFTVGELPGSLASIGQKNENQSTKKDSAPKPIRQVTSWSTLSNTTSGGSRTLSSASSFEKFKQQARDKEEREKNFRAEEEQRRQQRERVELEKLRQAEERKREKEEDEALEKARLNKEQEQAKNAQKMKIERMREAERRRREALAGTIDMNQQSDIMAEFEGSLG; this is encoded by the exons ATGGAAACGCAAGGCCATCCGACAAGTCAAACCTTGCAAAACCCTCTAACGAACCTTATCGAACG GCCCAGCTCAACTTTACAGTCTGGTCTCACAAACGAACAAAACTCTGGCGATTCATTGAATGGATTGCGACCAGAGACGAGTCCTGACGGACTCGGGAAGCGAATAAGGCGTTTATCTCACAAGTACGACGATTTTGAACAACAAACAGCG AGAGGTATGGCTCAGACACCTTCTACCGGGCAAGATCCCAAAGTTTATCGAACGACCAACCAATTGCAGTATTTGTCGAAAACTATAATGAAAGCGATGTGGAGACATGCATATTCTTGGCCGTTTCACGAACCAGTGGACgctgtaaaattaaatttgccG GATTATTACACAATCATTAAACAACCAATGGATATGGGTCAGATAAAGAGAAAGCTCGAAAACCACGAATATTCCTGCAGTCAAGATTGCATCGATGATTTTCGCCTCATGTTTAACAACTGTATCACTTACAACAAACCAGGAGAG GATGTAGTTCTCATGTGCCAGACAATGGAGAAAGTTTTTAACCAGAAAGTTGCAACCATGCCTGCAGAG GAATTTGAGGTACTTCTAGGACCCAACAAGAAGGCTTTACCCAGTGGACCAGCTGCAAAGAGAGCCAAAAAAGGTGGTGTTCCACCAGTAAAAATGGAACACAGTCCAG CTCCAGATAGCACTCCAATGACAAGCTTGCCGTATCCCACCCCACCTGTAGCTGTAACAGCCACAACTGCTCTTCCAACTCTAGTTGATGCTACAACTGTCTTGCCCTCCCCTGCCATTTCTGCTGCTCCTGCTCTCCCAACAACTGTTCAGCCTGCCaag GTCAAAAAAGGAGTTAAAAGAAAAGCTGATACAACGACTCCTACCACACCGATCAGTGGAATGGGAGATTCCTTGCCTCCTGTGAAAGCTAAAGCTGCTAAAATACCAACCAGGAGAGAATCCACCAGAACAGTGAAAAAACCAAATCGAGATTTACCTGAAGAGCCACAGGTG tCACGAGGTAAAAAGAAACCATTATCAGAACAACTCAAATACTGCAGCAATATTATCAAGGAATTGTTCTCTAAAAAACACGCA GCATATGCATGGCCATTTTTCAAGCCTGTTGATGCAAGTAGTCTTGGATTGCATGATTATCATGACATAATCAAGCAACCTATGGATATGGGTACAATCAAG GTGAAAATGGAAGGAAGAGAGTATAATTCGTCCTCTGAATTTGCAGCTGATGTGCGACTCATGTTTAGTAACTGCTATAGATACAATCCACCTGACCATGATGTTGTTAAAATGGCAAGACAATTACAG GATGTTTTTGAAATGAAGTTTGCCAAAATGCCTGAGGAACCAGAGCTTCCCCCTCCACCTGTTACAGAGCCTACAGATCCTGAACCAGAGTCTGCAGCAACACCGCCATCATCATCACCACCCTCTGAAGACAATGAAGCAGACAGAGCTGAGCAGCTCTCACAGCTTCAACAGCAG CTTATATCAGTGCATGAGCAACTAAGTAAACTTACTGGAGAGTCTGTTCTCATgacaaacaagacaaagaagaagCCAGAGAAAAAACCTAGTAAAAAGGAAGCCAAACCGCCGGCTGCGCCTCAACCAAAACCCAAGCAGAAAACAGCCAAGGCTGCTAATGTTACACCAGCCCAACCAAAACCAGAAAAGCCAGCTAAGAAGCAGTCAGCTTCTAAGAGATCTGCAAACAGCAA gattgctgctaaaaagaaaactttggagATAGATACAGATGATGAAGAAGACACTGCCAGACCCATGACCTATGATGAAAAACGACAGCTTAGCTTAGATATCAACAAGCTTCCAG GAGATAAGTTGGGAAGAGTTGTGAACATCATCCAGTCCAGGGAACCTGGTTTAAGGGATTCAAACCCAGATGAAATTGAAATAGACTTTGAAACTCTAAAACCTTCGACATTGAGAGaattagaaaaatatgtacagCAGTGCctaagaaaaaaagtgaagccTCCaacaaagaaagctaaaaatgcTGAAGAGAGAGAAATGGAGcaagcaaaaaagaaagaagagcttGAAAGACGACTTCAG GACGTAAGTGGCAAGCTAGGAGGTGCAGGGCAAaagaaacagacaaagaaaG AATCACAACGGGCAGATAACTCAGTAGTAGATGTTGTGGGTAGTGAACCTCGGCCAAAAAGGTTGAGTGAAAGCAGCAGTAGTAGTGGAAGTGGAACAAGCAGTAGTTCTGATTCAAGTTCAAGCTCTGGGTCTTCTAGTTCAGCCAGCAGCTCTGACTCAGAATCAG AGTCTGGTGGTAAAGGCCACAAGACTTCTCACAGTACTGGAAAG AACAAGTCTACTGGTCATACATCCAAGGCGACACCAACGCCGTCCAAACCAGTAACAAGTCATGTGACTCAGCCTG TTGCACCAGTCTCCAAGTCTACTCCAGCACCTAAGCCTCAAGATAAACCTGCTATTATTACTGCTGTGTCCACAACTCCCCTGCCTACAACAGTAACAAGCAACCCCCCGCTGGCAACTGTAGCACCACCTAAACCTGTTAGACCAGTCCCTCCCAGTATTCCACCAGTTGTACCAAAGTCCACAGCAAAACCAGTTGTATCTACAGTACAGAAGCCTACCTCAACAAGTACCACAGCTCCAAAACAAGTTGTCTCTTCATTTGCGAGAACTACGGCTATGACAAAGCCATCAACACCATTGGCACCTACCAACACCACACCCACAGCAGTCCTCAAAGAAAAACCACCTACCCCTGTGGCAGAAAAAAGTTTGCCGTCAACTTCACGACCAG GGAGTAGCGGACTAACATTTACTGTTGGAGAGTTACCAGGTTCACTTGCATCCATAG GgcaaaagaatgaaaatcaaTCAACGAAGAAG GATTCAGCGCCCAAACCCATACGCCAGGTAACTTCTTGGTCCACCTTGAGCAACACAACTTCAGGAGGATCTCGAACACTGTCATCTGCAAgcagctttgaaaaatttaaacaacaagCTAGAGACAAGGAAGAACGG GAGAAAAACTTTAGAGCTGAAGAGGAACAGAGACGTCAACAGAGAGAAAGAGTGGAGCTTGAAAAACTACGGCAagctgaggaaagaaaaag ggaAAAGGAAGAAGATGAAGCTTTAGAAAAAGCAAGGCTAAATAAGGAACAAGAACAAGCTAAAAATGCCCAAAAGATGAAGATAGAACGCATGAGAGAGGCTGAACGACGAAGAAGGGAAGCT CTGGCTGGAACAATTGACATGAATCAACAGAGTGACATAATGGCAGAATTTGAGGGAAGCCTGGGCTAA
- the LOC131795700 gene encoding bromodomain-containing protein 3 isoform X3 produces the protein METQGHPTSQTLQNPLTNLIERPSSTLQSGLTNEQNSGDSLNGLRPETSPDGLGKRIRRLSHKYDDFEQQTARGMAQTPSTGQDPKVYRTTNQLQYLSKTIMKAMWRHAYSWPFHEPVDAVKLNLPDYYTIIKQPMDMGQIKRKLENHEYSCSQDCIDDFRLMFNNCITYNKPGEDVVLMCQTMEKVFNQKVATMPAEEFEVLLGPNKKALPSGPAAKRAKKGGVPPVKMEHSPVAPDSTPMTSLPYPTPPVAVTATTALPTLVDATTVLPSPAISAAPALPTTVQPAKVKKGVKRKADTTTPTTPISGMGDSLPPVKAKAAKIPTRRESTRTVKKPNRDLPEEPQVSRGKKKPLSEQLKYCSNIIKELFSKKHAAYAWPFFKPVDASSLGLHDYHDIIKQPMDMGTIKVKMEGREYNSSSEFAADVRLMFSNCYRYNPPDHDVVKMARQLQDVFEMKFAKMPEEPELPPPPVTEPTDPEPESAATPPSSSPPSEDNEADRAEQLSQLQQQLISVHEQLSKLTGESVLMTNKTKKKPEKKPSKKEAKPPAAPQPKPKQKTAKAANVTPAQPKPEKPAKKQSASKRSANSKIAAKKKTLEIDTDDEEDTARPMTYDEKRQLSLDINKLPGDKLGRVVNIIQSREPGLRDSNPDEIEIDFETLKPSTLRELEKYVQQCLRKKVKPPTKKAKNAEEREMEQAKKKEELERRLQDVSGKLGGAGQKKQTKKESQRADNSVVDVVGSEPRPKRLSESSSSSGSGTSSSSDSSSSSGSSSSASSSDSESESGGKGHKTSHSTGKNKSTGHTSKATPTPSKPVTSHVTQPVAPVSKSTPAPKPQDKPAIITAVSTTPLPTTVTSNPPLATVAPPKPVRPVPPSIPPVVPKSTAKPVVSTVQKPTSTSTTAPKQVVSSFARTTAMTKPSTPLAPTNTTPTAVLKEKPPTPVAEKSLPSTSRPGSSGLTFTVGELPGSLASIGQKNENQSTKKDSAPKPIRQVTSWSTLSNTTSGGSRTLSSASSFEKFKQQARDKEEREKNFRAEEEQRRQQRERVELEKLRQAEERKREKEEDEALEKARLNKEQEQAKNAQKMKIERMREAERRRREALAGTIDMNQQSDIMAEFEGSLG, from the exons ATGGAAACGCAAGGCCATCCGACAAGTCAAACCTTGCAAAACCCTCTAACGAACCTTATCGAACG GCCCAGCTCAACTTTACAGTCTGGTCTCACAAACGAACAAAACTCTGGCGATTCATTGAATGGATTGCGACCAGAGACGAGTCCTGACGGACTCGGGAAGCGAATAAGGCGTTTATCTCACAAGTACGACGATTTTGAACAACAAACAGCG AGAGGTATGGCTCAGACACCTTCTACCGGGCAAGATCCCAAAGTTTATCGAACGACCAACCAATTGCAGTATTTGTCGAAAACTATAATGAAAGCGATGTGGAGACATGCATATTCTTGGCCGTTTCACGAACCAGTGGACgctgtaaaattaaatttgccG GATTATTACACAATCATTAAACAACCAATGGATATGGGTCAGATAAAGAGAAAGCTCGAAAACCACGAATATTCCTGCAGTCAAGATTGCATCGATGATTTTCGCCTCATGTTTAACAACTGTATCACTTACAACAAACCAGGAGAG GATGTAGTTCTCATGTGCCAGACAATGGAGAAAGTTTTTAACCAGAAAGTTGCAACCATGCCTGCAGAG GAATTTGAGGTACTTCTAGGACCCAACAAGAAGGCTTTACCCAGTGGACCAGCTGCAAAGAGAGCCAAAAAAGGTGGTGTTCCACCAGTAAAAATGGAACACAGTCCAG TAGCTCCAGATAGCACTCCAATGACAAGCTTGCCGTATCCCACCCCACCTGTAGCTGTAACAGCCACAACTGCTCTTCCAACTCTAGTTGATGCTACAACTGTCTTGCCCTCCCCTGCCATTTCTGCTGCTCCTGCTCTCCCAACAACTGTTCAGCCTGCCaag GTCAAAAAAGGAGTTAAAAGAAAAGCTGATACAACGACTCCTACCACACCGATCAGTGGAATGGGAGATTCCTTGCCTCCTGTGAAAGCTAAAGCTGCTAAAATACCAACCAGGAGAGAATCCACCAGAACAGTGAAAAAACCAAATCGAGATTTACCTGAAGAGCCACAGGTG tCACGAGGTAAAAAGAAACCATTATCAGAACAACTCAAATACTGCAGCAATATTATCAAGGAATTGTTCTCTAAAAAACACGCA GCATATGCATGGCCATTTTTCAAGCCTGTTGATGCAAGTAGTCTTGGATTGCATGATTATCATGACATAATCAAGCAACCTATGGATATGGGTACAATCAAG GTGAAAATGGAAGGAAGAGAGTATAATTCGTCCTCTGAATTTGCAGCTGATGTGCGACTCATGTTTAGTAACTGCTATAGATACAATCCACCTGACCATGATGTTGTTAAAATGGCAAGACAATTACAG GATGTTTTTGAAATGAAGTTTGCCAAAATGCCTGAGGAACCAGAGCTTCCCCCTCCACCTGTTACAGAGCCTACAGATCCTGAACCAGAGTCTGCAGCAACACCGCCATCATCATCACCACCCTCTGAAGACAATGAAGCAGACAGAGCTGAGCAGCTCTCACAGCTTCAACAGCAG CTTATATCAGTGCATGAGCAACTAAGTAAACTTACTGGAGAGTCTGTTCTCATgacaaacaagacaaagaagaagCCAGAGAAAAAACCTAGTAAAAAGGAAGCCAAACCGCCGGCTGCGCCTCAACCAAAACCCAAGCAGAAAACAGCCAAGGCTGCTAATGTTACACCAGCCCAACCAAAACCAGAAAAGCCAGCTAAGAAGCAGTCAGCTTCTAAGAGATCTGCAAACAGCAA gattgctgctaaaaagaaaactttggagATAGATACAGATGATGAAGAAGACACTGCCAGACCCATGACCTATGATGAAAAACGACAGCTTAGCTTAGATATCAACAAGCTTCCAG GAGATAAGTTGGGAAGAGTTGTGAACATCATCCAGTCCAGGGAACCTGGTTTAAGGGATTCAAACCCAGATGAAATTGAAATAGACTTTGAAACTCTAAAACCTTCGACATTGAGAGaattagaaaaatatgtacagCAGTGCctaagaaaaaaagtgaagccTCCaacaaagaaagctaaaaatgcTGAAGAGAGAGAAATGGAGcaagcaaaaaagaaagaagagcttGAAAGACGACTTCAG GACGTAAGTGGCAAGCTAGGAGGTGCAGGGCAAaagaaacagacaaagaaaG AATCACAACGGGCAGATAACTCAGTAGTAGATGTTGTGGGTAGTGAACCTCGGCCAAAAAGGTTGAGTGAAAGCAGCAGTAGTAGTGGAAGTGGAACAAGCAGTAGTTCTGATTCAAGTTCAAGCTCTGGGTCTTCTAGTTCAGCCAGCAGCTCTGACTCAGAATCAG AGTCTGGTGGTAAAGGCCACAAGACTTCTCACAGTACTGGAAAG AACAAGTCTACTGGTCATACATCCAAGGCGACACCAACGCCGTCCAAACCAGTAACAAGTCATGTGACTCAGCCTG TTGCACCAGTCTCCAAGTCTACTCCAGCACCTAAGCCTCAAGATAAACCTGCTATTATTACTGCTGTGTCCACAACTCCCCTGCCTACAACAGTAACAAGCAACCCCCCGCTGGCAACTGTAGCACCACCTAAACCTGTTAGACCAGTCCCTCCCAGTATTCCACCAGTTGTACCAAAGTCCACAGCAAAACCAGTTGTATCTACAGTACAGAAGCCTACCTCAACAAGTACCACAGCTCCAAAACAAGTTGTCTCTTCATTTGCGAGAACTACGGCTATGACAAAGCCATCAACACCATTGGCACCTACCAACACCACACCCACAGCAGTCCTCAAAGAAAAACCACCTACCCCTGTGGCAGAAAAAAGTTTGCCGTCAACTTCACGACCAG GGAGTAGCGGACTAACATTTACTGTTGGAGAGTTACCAGGTTCACTTGCATCCATAG GgcaaaagaatgaaaatcaaTCAACGAAGAAG GATTCAGCGCCCAAACCCATACGCCAGGTAACTTCTTGGTCCACCTTGAGCAACACAACTTCAGGAGGATCTCGAACACTGTCATCTGCAAgcagctttgaaaaatttaaacaacaagCTAGAGACAAGGAAGAACGG GAGAAAAACTTTAGAGCTGAAGAGGAACAGAGACGTCAACAGAGAGAAAGAGTGGAGCTTGAAAAACTACGGCAagctgaggaaagaaaaag ggaAAAGGAAGAAGATGAAGCTTTAGAAAAAGCAAGGCTAAATAAGGAACAAGAACAAGCTAAAAATGCCCAAAAGATGAAGATAGAACGCATGAGAGAGGCTGAACGACGAAGAAGGGAAGCT CTGGCTGGAACAATTGACATGAATCAACAGAGTGACATAATGGCAGAATTTGAGGGAAGCCTGGGCTAA
- the LOC131795700 gene encoding bromodomain-containing protein 3 isoform X2 — protein sequence MAQTPSTGQDPKVYRTTNQLQYLSKTIMKAMWRHAYSWPFHEPVDAVKLNLPDYYTIIKQPMDMGQIKRKLENHEYSCSQDCIDDFRLMFNNCITYNKPGEDVVLMCQTMEKVFNQKVATMPAEEFEVLLGPNKKALPSGPAAKRAKKGGVPPVKMEHSPVAPDSTPMTSLPYPTPPVAVTATTALPTLVDATTVLPSPAISAAPALPTTVQPAKVKKGVKRKADTTTPTTPISGMGDSLPPVKAKAAKIPTRRESTRTVKKPNRDLPEEPQVSRGKKKPLSEQLKYCSNIIKELFSKKHAAYAWPFFKPVDASSLGLHDYHDIIKQPMDMGTIKVKMEGREYNSSSEFAADVRLMFSNCYRYNPPDHDVVKMARQLQDVFEMKFAKMPEEPELPPPPVTEPTDPEPESAATPPSSSPPSEDNEADRAEQLSQLQQQLISVHEQLSKLTGESVLMTNKTKKKPEKKPSKKEAKPPAAPQPKPKQKTAKAANVTPAQPKPEKPAKKQSASKRSANSKIAAKKKTLEIDTDDEEDTARPMTYDEKRQLSLDINKLPGDKLGRVVNIIQSREPGLRDSNPDEIEIDFETLKPSTLRELEKYVQQCLRKKVKPPTKKAKNAEEREMEQAKKKEELERRLQDVSGKLGGAGQKKQTKKESQRADNSVVDVVGSEPRPKRLSESSSSSGSGTSSSSDSSSSSGSSSSASSSDSESESGGKGHKTSHSTGKNKSTGHTSKATPTPSKPVTSHVTQPVAPVSKSTPAPKPQDKPAIITAVSTTPLPTTVTSNPPLATVAPPKPVRPVPPSIPPVVPKSTAKPVVSTVQKPTSTSTTAPKQVVSSFARTTAMTKPSTPLAPTNTTPTAVLKEKPPTPVAEKSLPSTSRPGSSGLTFTVGELPGSLASIGQKNENQSTKKDSAPKPIRQVTSWSTLSNTTSGGSRTLSSASSFEKFKQQARDKEEREKNFRAEEEQRRQQRERVELEKLRQAEERKREKEEDEALEKARLNKEQEQAKNAQKMKIERMREAERRRREALAGTIDMNQQSDIMAEFEGSLG from the exons ATGGCTCAGACACCTTCTACCGGGCAAGATCCCAAAGTTTATCGAACGACCAACCAATTGCAGTATTTGTCGAAAACTATAATGAAAGCGATGTGGAGACATGCATATTCTTGGCCGTTTCACGAACCAGTGGACgctgtaaaattaaatttgccG GATTATTACACAATCATTAAACAACCAATGGATATGGGTCAGATAAAGAGAAAGCTCGAAAACCACGAATATTCCTGCAGTCAAGATTGCATCGATGATTTTCGCCTCATGTTTAACAACTGTATCACTTACAACAAACCAGGAGAG GATGTAGTTCTCATGTGCCAGACAATGGAGAAAGTTTTTAACCAGAAAGTTGCAACCATGCCTGCAGAG GAATTTGAGGTACTTCTAGGACCCAACAAGAAGGCTTTACCCAGTGGACCAGCTGCAAAGAGAGCCAAAAAAGGTGGTGTTCCACCAGTAAAAATGGAACACAGTCCAG TAGCTCCAGATAGCACTCCAATGACAAGCTTGCCGTATCCCACCCCACCTGTAGCTGTAACAGCCACAACTGCTCTTCCAACTCTAGTTGATGCTACAACTGTCTTGCCCTCCCCTGCCATTTCTGCTGCTCCTGCTCTCCCAACAACTGTTCAGCCTGCCaag GTCAAAAAAGGAGTTAAAAGAAAAGCTGATACAACGACTCCTACCACACCGATCAGTGGAATGGGAGATTCCTTGCCTCCTGTGAAAGCTAAAGCTGCTAAAATACCAACCAGGAGAGAATCCACCAGAACAGTGAAAAAACCAAATCGAGATTTACCTGAAGAGCCACAGGTG tCACGAGGTAAAAAGAAACCATTATCAGAACAACTCAAATACTGCAGCAATATTATCAAGGAATTGTTCTCTAAAAAACACGCA GCATATGCATGGCCATTTTTCAAGCCTGTTGATGCAAGTAGTCTTGGATTGCATGATTATCATGACATAATCAAGCAACCTATGGATATGGGTACAATCAAG GTGAAAATGGAAGGAAGAGAGTATAATTCGTCCTCTGAATTTGCAGCTGATGTGCGACTCATGTTTAGTAACTGCTATAGATACAATCCACCTGACCATGATGTTGTTAAAATGGCAAGACAATTACAG GATGTTTTTGAAATGAAGTTTGCCAAAATGCCTGAGGAACCAGAGCTTCCCCCTCCACCTGTTACAGAGCCTACAGATCCTGAACCAGAGTCTGCAGCAACACCGCCATCATCATCACCACCCTCTGAAGACAATGAAGCAGACAGAGCTGAGCAGCTCTCACAGCTTCAACAGCAG CTTATATCAGTGCATGAGCAACTAAGTAAACTTACTGGAGAGTCTGTTCTCATgacaaacaagacaaagaagaagCCAGAGAAAAAACCTAGTAAAAAGGAAGCCAAACCGCCGGCTGCGCCTCAACCAAAACCCAAGCAGAAAACAGCCAAGGCTGCTAATGTTACACCAGCCCAACCAAAACCAGAAAAGCCAGCTAAGAAGCAGTCAGCTTCTAAGAGATCTGCAAACAGCAA gattgctgctaaaaagaaaactttggagATAGATACAGATGATGAAGAAGACACTGCCAGACCCATGACCTATGATGAAAAACGACAGCTTAGCTTAGATATCAACAAGCTTCCAG GAGATAAGTTGGGAAGAGTTGTGAACATCATCCAGTCCAGGGAACCTGGTTTAAGGGATTCAAACCCAGATGAAATTGAAATAGACTTTGAAACTCTAAAACCTTCGACATTGAGAGaattagaaaaatatgtacagCAGTGCctaagaaaaaaagtgaagccTCCaacaaagaaagctaaaaatgcTGAAGAGAGAGAAATGGAGcaagcaaaaaagaaagaagagcttGAAAGACGACTTCAG GACGTAAGTGGCAAGCTAGGAGGTGCAGGGCAAaagaaacagacaaagaaaG AATCACAACGGGCAGATAACTCAGTAGTAGATGTTGTGGGTAGTGAACCTCGGCCAAAAAGGTTGAGTGAAAGCAGCAGTAGTAGTGGAAGTGGAACAAGCAGTAGTTCTGATTCAAGTTCAAGCTCTGGGTCTTCTAGTTCAGCCAGCAGCTCTGACTCAGAATCAG AGTCTGGTGGTAAAGGCCACAAGACTTCTCACAGTACTGGAAAG AACAAGTCTACTGGTCATACATCCAAGGCGACACCAACGCCGTCCAAACCAGTAACAAGTCATGTGACTCAGCCTG TTGCACCAGTCTCCAAGTCTACTCCAGCACCTAAGCCTCAAGATAAACCTGCTATTATTACTGCTGTGTCCACAACTCCCCTGCCTACAACAGTAACAAGCAACCCCCCGCTGGCAACTGTAGCACCACCTAAACCTGTTAGACCAGTCCCTCCCAGTATTCCACCAGTTGTACCAAAGTCCACAGCAAAACCAGTTGTATCTACAGTACAGAAGCCTACCTCAACAAGTACCACAGCTCCAAAACAAGTTGTCTCTTCATTTGCGAGAACTACGGCTATGACAAAGCCATCAACACCATTGGCACCTACCAACACCACACCCACAGCAGTCCTCAAAGAAAAACCACCTACCCCTGTGGCAGAAAAAAGTTTGCCGTCAACTTCACGACCAG GGAGTAGCGGACTAACATTTACTGTTGGAGAGTTACCAGGTTCACTTGCATCCATAG GgcaaaagaatgaaaatcaaTCAACGAAGAAG GATTCAGCGCCCAAACCCATACGCCAGGTAACTTCTTGGTCCACCTTGAGCAACACAACTTCAGGAGGATCTCGAACACTGTCATCTGCAAgcagctttgaaaaatttaaacaacaagCTAGAGACAAGGAAGAACGG GAGAAAAACTTTAGAGCTGAAGAGGAACAGAGACGTCAACAGAGAGAAAGAGTGGAGCTTGAAAAACTACGGCAagctgaggaaagaaaaag ggaAAAGGAAGAAGATGAAGCTTTAGAAAAAGCAAGGCTAAATAAGGAACAAGAACAAGCTAAAAATGCCCAAAAGATGAAGATAGAACGCATGAGAGAGGCTGAACGACGAAGAAGGGAAGCT CTGGCTGGAACAATTGACATGAATCAACAGAGTGACATAATGGCAGAATTTGAGGGAAGCCTGGGCTAA